The following nucleotide sequence is from Pseudobutyrivibrio ruminis HUN009.
CCCCGGAATCAAAGGGATTAAAATCTGCAAAAGGTTTTGGAAACCTGCGCCAATCACAACATCATCTGCGCTGCATATAATATTTCTATTCTTTCTAACATATGCAGCAATCTCCTGGCGTAAATCATACTCCCCTTGATTATTAGCATATGACAGAAGTCTATCCTCCTGTCTCAAAGCAGATTTCATATATCGTCTCCATAGATTCAGACAAGATACGCTTTTATCTTCGCCTATGGTAGCCAAATCATATTCATAAACTCTCGAACCGGAATCTATATTCTGAGGAGCCTGTTCTTCATCCTCATTGTTATTTTCCAACATGTCAGAAACAAAATAGCCCACCTTTTCCACAGAATAAATATATCCATCAGCGGCAAGCTGTAAAAAACCTGTTTCAATGGATGTACGACTGACCCCAAGTATCTTTTCTGAAGTCCTTATAGATGGCATTTTATCCCCAGGTTTCAAGGCCCCCTCTTTCATTTGCTTAATGTAATATTCACATACCTTTTCGTATACCTTCATATCTGTCCCCTAAAAAATAGTTAATATTGCGTATTTTTATGATGTCAGTTTGGTGATATTATAGCTCCAACATAACAAATGAGAAAGTACTTTTTCGCAGAATTAATATAATGGGAGGACAATCATGAGTAACACAGCAACAAAAACAACTGTAAACACTACTGAACGTACACGCACACTAATCACAGCCGCATTATTTGCTGCTCTTACATGTGTAGGCACAATGATTATAAAAATACCAACACCTACCATGGGATACATTCATCCAGGTGATGGTTTCGTATTACTTTCAGGTCTTCTTTTAGGACCAATATGGGGAACTCTTGCAGCCGGAATCGGCTCTGCATTATCAGATTTAATTGGCGGCTATTTTGTTTATGTGCCAGCCACCTTTATTATAAAAGCATTAACAGCCTTGACTGCCTATCTGGTTTTTAAATTGCTCGTGAAGGTGATTAGTACAAAAACAGAATTGCCCCAGTTAATTATTAGTGGAATAATCGGGGAACTTGTTATGGTATTTGGTTATTTTATATTTGAAATCTTTATGCTTGCTATAGCAAATGGAACTGACTTACAGGCTGGCGTAATCGCCTCACTGGCTGGCATCATTCCAAACCTTATACAAGCCACATTCGGCGTGGTAATCTGCACAGTATTCTATCCAGTAATACAAAAAATAAATAAATAATTCAAAAACTAAGAAAGCCCCCAGTAGGACACAAGCTCTATCATTTCTCAAATGAGACATTCCGTCGAATTGAGAAATCGATAGGCTTGTAGCCGTAACTGGGGGCTTTTGTAATTTCTAGATTAATTTTCTTTAGGCATTACGATTGCGATGTGTACATCGTCGAGCTGCTTCTGATCTACAGTAGCAGGTGCGTCCATCATAATATCCTGTGCGTTCTTATTCATTGGGAATGGAATGATTTCACGGATAGATTCCTCACCAGCGATAAGCATAATCATACGGTCAACACCTGGAGCGATTCCTCCGTGTGGTGGTGCACCATAAGTAAATGCATTGTACATAGCAGGGAACTTAGCCTTAACATCTTCCTCACCAAGACCAACAAGCTTGAATGCTTCAATCATGATTTCTGGATCATGGTTTCTGATAGCACCTGATGAAAGCTCTACACCGTTACATACTAAGTCGTACTGGTATGCAAGGATATCAAGTGGCTCCTGTGTCTGAAGAGCTTCCTTGCCGCCCTGTGGCATTGAGAATGGGTTGTGGCAGAACTCAAGCTCTCCTGACTCCTCGCCGATTTCGTACATTGGGAAATCAACAATCCAACAGAACTCGTATGTGTCCTTCTTCATATGGCCCTCAGCAGCTGCGCCAAGAAGCTTTCTG
It contains:
- a CDS encoding ECF transporter S component; this encodes MSNTATKTTVNTTERTRTLITAALFAALTCVGTMIIKIPTPTMGYIHPGDGFVLLSGLLLGPIWGTLAAGIGSALSDLIGGYFVYVPATFIIKALTALTAYLVFKLLVKVISTKTELPQLIISGIIGELVMVFGYFIFEIFMLAIANGTDLQAGVIASLAGIIPNLIQATFGVVICTVFYPVIQKINK